A genomic stretch from Plasmodium brasilianum strain Bolivian I chromosome 9, whole genome shotgun sequence includes:
- a CDS encoding aquaglyceroporin produces the protein MQMRSCNTHVKEFVGEFIGTFVLMFFGEGSTANYLTVESAKDWLRLCIGWSLGVFFGILVSAKLSGAHLNLAVSIGLASIKKFEYVKIPLYFLAQLLGSFLATSSVYGLYHGFGINKIPEYSWETSRNAAVSIPSAFIHELILTGILLFVILVVTNETICGEFHVLKVSGVVGLTILCIGLSFGGNTGFALNPSRDLGARFLSLIAYGTDAFTKDSFYFWIPLTAPIVGAVIFCQFFDKIIFPLVEMVEDNKGVAEV, from the coding sequence atgcaGATGCGTTCATGTAATACTCATGTGAAAGAATTCGTAGGAGAGTTTATAGGAACATTTGTGTTGATGTTTTTTGGGGAAGGTTCAACAGCAAATTATCTTACAGTTGAAAGCGCAAAAGATTGGTTAAGATTATGTATAGGATGGAGTTTAGGTGTATTTTTTGGAATTTTAGTATCAGCCAAACTAAGCGGTGCACATTTAAATTTAGCAGTGTCAATAGGATTAGCAAGTATTAAAAAGTTTGAATATGTGAAAAtacctttatattttttagcaCAACTACTAGGATCCTTTTTAGCTACATCATCAGTATATGGATTATATCATGGTTTtggaattaataaaattcctGAATATTCATGGGAGACGTCTAGAAATGCGGCTGTTAGTATTCCAAGTGCTTTTATTCatgaattaatattaacgggaatattattatttgtaatattagTTGTAACTAATGAAACAATATGTGGAGAATTCCATGTTTTGAAAGTTAGTGGAGTAGTTGGATTAACCATTTTATGTATTGGTTTAAGTTTTGGTGGTAATACAGGTTTTGCTCTTAATCCTTCAAGAGATTTAGGTGCTAGATTCCTTTCGTTAATTGCTTATGGAACAGATGCATTTACAAAAGATAGCTTTTATTTTTGGATTCCTCTTACTGCTCCAATTGTAGGAGCTGTAATTTTTTGTCAATTTTtcgataaaataattttcccATTAGTAGAAATGGTAGAAGACAATAAAGGTGTAGCAGAggtataa